GCCTCCGCTCGCATGCGTTCCCGGAGCGGACGTATGATTGCTCGCGGTACAAATTTCGCGAGCATCTCGTCGTCTTCGCTTACCCCAGCGATCTGTTTTAACAACGAGCTACTGACGTGCGCGAAACGTTCATCAGCCATCAAAAATACCGTCTCGATTTCACTATCGAGTTGCCGGTTTGCCATCATCATCGTGAACTCCCCGGCGATGTCGGTCAAAGGCCGAATGCCACGAACCATCACCCGCGATTGCTGCGAACGAACAAAGTCGACCGCTAATCCGTCAAAAAATTTGACCTGAATGTTGGGCAAGTCTTTGGTCACCGTTTCAATCAGGTCACGGCGTTGGTCTGGCGTAAAAAGTGAACGCTTTTCCGCATTGATCCCGATCCCAATGATCAGCGTTTCAAACAGACGGCTCGCTCGGTCAATGATGTGCAAGTGCCCGAGCGTGATCGGATCAAACGAACCGGTGTAGACGGCGACTTTAGGACCAGGAGCAGACATTGGGTTTCCAAGAAAAGTAGAGCGTCACGCGAGCGGGTATGCACCAGAATAACGCATCTGTGCCAGATTGAATGGGGGGCAATGCACCGGGACTGGCCAACCACAACATGAGGCACCCCACGAGGATTGCCAGTGGATAGTCTGAAATCAATATCCGATGAATAGCGTCTAGCGAAAGCCGCGATCATTGCGAATGGAATTAAGACGCGTAACCGTAAACGAGAACTCCGCGACCGATCCGGTCTCAGAAACTTACTTTCGATGGAACCCTATCTGCAAACGCCCTCAATCAACCGTTCTAGATCTTCGCCGTCGTTGTAAGCATGGACACTCACGCGGACGCCTCCGTCACGACAACTCACGACACAACCGACATCTAGCAGGCGTCGTCGGACCGTCGCGGGATCTTGTCCGGGAACTTCAAAGGTCACGATCCCAGAGCGATGCCGTTTCTCCGGCGCTTGTCGCGTTTGGATCCCATTGGCGTTCAGCTGATCTCCCAAGATCGATGTAAGTTCGACAACACGCGTACCAATTGAGTCGGATCCGTGATGACTACGGATCGTCGAGAACAAATTCAAACTCGCAGCCAGCGCGGCGGCGCCTACCATATTGGCCGATCCCGGCTCAAATCGCTCGGCGGTGTTTTTTAGTGTGAGCGCCGGATTAGCATAGTTGAACGCGTTTTGAACGCTGTTCCAGCCCACATTGCCACATCGCAAGCGTTCCAA
This genomic window from Roseiconus lacunae contains:
- the coaD gene encoding pantetheine-phosphate adenylyltransferase codes for the protein MSAPGPKVAVYTGSFDPITLGHLHIIDRASRLFETLIIGIGINAEKRSLFTPDQRRDLIETVTKDLPNIQVKFFDGLAVDFVRSQQSRVMVRGIRPLTDIAGEFTMMMANRQLDSEIETVFLMADERFAHVSSSLLKQIAGVSEDDEMLAKFVPRAIIRPLRERMRAEAR